CCGGCATAGCCACCACTCCAGAACGACCCTCGAGCTTCGCGAAGCGCTCCATGGCCCGAAGTCGTGACTGGCCCGAAGGTTCAACGGCCAGAATCGACTCCACACCGGGAATGTACGCCAATCGGGCAGATAGCTTGCCTTCCCCTGCTCCCATATCTACAATGCTCCGTTTCACTGGTAACGCTGCAACCACATCTGTGATTGCACGATAACGCAACTCGTTTAACCTCACAGGAGGTTCTGATTGGCTGCCATCGCTAACAGACTCGGACCCACGCTGCTCTTGTTCTCCGTCTTCTCGATGTTCCACGTTAACCTCCTGAATAACCGCCTCCGAGATGTGGCCTATTCCTCTCTCCTGTCCAAAAGACGCAGACAAAGCACCCTCTTGTCGCTCATACTGTCGGATCAGTTCGGCAAAACGCAACGTACGCTTCACAATGAGTTCTTTCAGTGGGTGAGCATCCAGCCACCCTTCACCATATCGTTTGATTTTATCGATCTCATCTTCACTGATGAAATAATGTTTGTAATTATCCAGCACTGGAATCAGCAGAAAGAGCTGACGCAGCGCATGTTGTACCGTGTTACGACCACGCAGGATGATATGGCGAACCGTGCTTCTATTTTTCAGATCAAATGAATACGAAAGCTCTCCACGTTCCACCGAAACGGAGTATCCTAATGGCGAGAATAATTCCTCCACAACCTTATCGGGCAGATCGGAAGCCACTGGGCCAAATTTCAGTTCCAGTTCGAAGGCATGATTCACCCACTGCACATAGTCTTCCTTCGGCTTACCATTCAGGGCCGTCCCGAGCGCCGCACGTATGTAGGAGCAGAACAGACTGCTGGTCACGAACTCACGATCGTTAATATATTGCGTAATGTCATATCCATCAGGTGTACCTCTGACCAGATCCACAGGATCAGGCTCGGCATGAATCAGCACTTCCGTTTCGTTCTCTGTAGCCGCAGTGTACACCATTCTTACACGCACACCTTTGTCTACGCGGTCATATATATTCAACGGATTCTTCTCTAACAGATGGGATACAACCCCCGCGTCAGCGCCGCTTGCTTTCAAGATCAGATGCATCAATTCTCCTCCTTCGGATCAATTCCATTCTCTTTCACGATCTCGTTTGTCATCAAGCCCTAATTAGTTCCCCACACCTCTTGCAACGCAAATCGAAAAATCCGGTCCAATTCTTCAAATTCAATAATTTGCTCATTATCCATCTTGCCGGCCATTCGTTCAAAATGATCGATCTTCTCCGCCAAAAAAGCCTGTATTGCTGGCAACTGCGGCTCCAGATCCAGTTCCTCGCCCGCCTTTTTCCGGCGCAGCAATTCATGAATCTCCGTATATAGCGATGTATTCGCAGGTACAAGTTCTTGCACCAGCTCTTCGAATGCCATCGGTGGCATCGCATCGTAACGTTCGATCCAGCCACAAGCCAGCAAGGGGCGCAGCACGTAGAAATACTTTTTGATCTTCACCCGCTCACCTTGTAAATAATCCCGGAAATTGCCCTTCGCCATATTCAGATAATGATACATGCAGGACTTGGGTGAGAAAGTCAAAGGCGACAGTGCACGGATATGCTGTGCCACGTTATACTGTTCATCATACTGAATCGGGGATTGCAACCATTCCAGCAGTGGTGGATTGGATTTGCGAAACAGCTTCAACGCCTTGCGCAGATCCCAACCATTGATGTCGAGCTGATCACTGATTGGGCGTTCGATAACATCCCTTTTATCCTCAATCGACAAATACCATTCCAGCGGTCTCACATACAGAAAACGCACATCATAATCACTATCCTGGGAAGGAAATCCCCAAGCCCGACTGCCGGATTCACAGGCATAGATAATCCGAACCTGCTCCTCCTGTTCAATCTGCTTTAGCTGTTGTCTAATCGTATCTCTCATTTCTTCATGAACATGAGTAATGTCAGTCGCCTCCTTTTAAAAATTACATTATGTATCACAGATTCCTATTCCCTTCTCGCATTGTTCACCAGATCGATTAAACGTGTTGCCCTTCCTCGCTCATAACCTCATTATGACCCAAGCATGATCATACGAACATGGCAGAAGTATGGCGACGAATCACTTTCATAACTCATTAAATTATCGTTTACCTTCATAAGTTTAAAATGAAACCTGCCGCTCATCCTGCTACAATGAAGGGATAACAAGGAGTGAATGTTCATGGCAAGAGAGAGTTTTGACAAAGAAATTCAGTTCTTACGCATGTTATCCCTAACAAGCGGTGCATATAACCGCAAACAATATGCCGAGCGGCTTGGCATATCCGTACATACCTTTGATAAAACCAATCGCAGATTAAAAGAAATCATGCAGACCGTCGCCGACCAACGCCCAGGTGCCGAAGCAAGCCGGGAAATGGCGGATCTCGTCCGCTTCCAGTATGGAGAGTCGGCTGAACCTATGCTGCTCTTCCTCTTCCGCGCCAAGTCGATGAAAGAGACTGAAGTTCAGCGGCTTTCTGTCCTTTTGCATACCTTACAACATAAAGTCCTAACTGCGATGGAACTGCTGGACGCCTGCTGTGCTGATCTGCCGGAAGATCTGGCACTACCTGACGAGAAAACCATTCGTTCCGATCTGAAGTATCTGGAAGAGGTTGGGGTTATACGGAAAGAGCCAGGTGGCAGACCATATCGATATGCCTTGCAACAGGATGTCCTTACCGAATTAACAGTGGAGGAACAGCTGGAGTTGTATGATTTTGTAGATATTATGGCAAACACTCAGGTTCCTTCCGTACAGGGGTACTTATTACGGGACAGTTTGAAGAAAGCCATTACGGCAAGTTTTCCGCAAGAAGAAGCTACCGAACCCTATATCTATAAGTATCACTATTATTCTCGCATTCTGGACGAAGCTCATCTCTACACGTTGCTTAGTGCGATTCGCCAGCGTAAACGTGTGCAGTTCCTGTACTTTTCACCGAAAAAGCCATCCAGCTACAGTTCACAGAATACGAATCCACGCTTTGAACGGGAAGCAGGCGGACGATCCAACCGGATCGTGCCCCTTGAAGTGATTTATGACCATCAGTATGGTCGTTGGTATGTAATTGGATATCAGGGCCGGCGCGGCTTTGTGAAATTCCGCATGGAAGGCATAACCCAACTGGAGGAACAGGATTCAGTAGAAGAGCAATACATGCTCGAACTGAAGCAGCAGTGGACCGACATTAGTCGCTACAGTTGGCTCGTGGATACGGGGAATACCGTGACGGTTCAAGCACGCTTTTTCCACCCGGAGCGTGGTCAGCGCAACTTCATTTTGGATCGGGTTCGTCTGCAAGGTCAATGGGGCAAAATTATACCCGAAACGGATCATACCTTTCTCTACGAAATCCAGGTCAACGGTACCACCGAGATCAAACCGTGGTTGCGGAGTTTTGGCTCAAGCTGCGAGATAATTGCACCTCAGAGACTACGCCAGGAGATGATCAAGGAATGGAAGGAGATTGCGGAATATTATGAACCTGTTCGAGAAGATGTTCAATTACCAGATGATGACACGACTGAATGAAACCGGACTGTTCACCTGGACCTCACAGGAACGGGCCTGGCTTCGCATGATGCTGAATCACCCTGCTGCGAGAGAAGCGCTGAGCCCTGTAACGTTGGATAAAATGTACAACATGCTGAATGGTGAGCAGGACCTGAACCTTCAAGATTACCTGACCGAAAAAGCCAAAAGTGAGGAAAACAGTGTCTCTCATCCACTCCTCAGACAGTTACGGCTAATCATTCTGCATCATCAGGGATTTCGGCTGATCGGTCGCGTCCGCAATGGACGCACGAGCCAGGATGAATTTGGCTTCCCGTATAAACTGGAGTACTCCATGGTCAAAAAAGAATGGTACGTGCTCTGGTACGCGCCTCGCTTCGACAAACTCATGTCCACCAAACTGCACAGCATCGTTACCGTGGAAGCCCAGCAGGTTGAACCGGATACCGCTTCTGGTTACACTGCCCGAATTGCTGCGATAACAGAGAAGCGTAAAACGTCCATCACCATCGAAGTACTGCCCGAGTTCAATCAGGAACTGTCCCGAATCCTCTATGCCTTCTCCTGCTTTGAGAAACAAGTCGAGTACCTGGAAGCCGAGCAGACATATCGGATCGAGCTGACCGTTCCGCGCAATGAGATGGATTACGTCTTATCCAAAATGCGTTTTCTCGGCAAACGGGTTCGAATCACTGACCACACAGTGCTGCGGGAGCGAATGTCGGAAACAGCTGCGAAGGCATTAGCCCGTTATGCGGAAAAAGATCCTGATTTGCATTCCGAACGCGCGAATGAAGTTCAGCACCGCCAACGTGAGGAAGGCTCTCTTGCGAAAGCCGATGGGCTTTAATTTGGTAAAAGTGGATTAACCATAACTATTGCTCAAAAGCCAAATCCATATCCATATACGAAAAAAAAGGTCTGGATGATCTCATCCAAACCTTTTTGCTATATATGCGCCTAAACTAGGTTCCACCACTGCTGGCAGCCGAGTTCCGTCTTTTGTTAATCGCGTGCACGCCCATGACCACTGCAATTAATTCATACGTGTCCAGTTGTTCCGACTGGTTATCTAACACAAATGCCCCTGAACTAAACCAGCCGCTGGTACGACGGAAACTTGCCACGATGCGGCCACCACTGCCACTTATATCATACTCCTGCGAAAATGCTGGAGCAGACACATCATACGTACCGCGTGATCCTGCGTCATATTCATACTTTTTGCTAAAGAAACTGAA
The nucleotide sequence above comes from Paenibacillus sp. W2I17. Encoded proteins:
- a CDS encoding YafY family protein; its protein translation is MARESFDKEIQFLRMLSLTSGAYNRKQYAERLGISVHTFDKTNRRLKEIMQTVADQRPGAEASREMADLVRFQYGESAEPMLLFLFRAKSMKETEVQRLSVLLHTLQHKVLTAMELLDACCADLPEDLALPDEKTIRSDLKYLEEVGVIRKEPGGRPYRYALQQDVLTELTVEEQLELYDFVDIMANTQVPSVQGYLLRDSLKKAITASFPQEEATEPYIYKYHYYSRILDEAHLYTLLSAIRQRKRVQFLYFSPKKPSSYSSQNTNPRFEREAGGRSNRIVPLEVIYDHQYGRWYVIGYQGRRGFVKFRMEGITQLEEQDSVEEQYMLELKQQWTDISRYSWLVDTGNTVTVQARFFHPERGQRNFILDRVRLQGQWGKIIPETDHTFLYEIQVNGTTEIKPWLRSFGSSCEIIAPQRLRQEMIKEWKEIAEYYEPVREDVQLPDDDTTE
- a CDS encoding 3' terminal RNA ribose 2'-O-methyltransferase Hen1, translated to MHLILKASGADAGVVSHLLEKNPLNIYDRVDKGVRVRMVYTAATENETEVLIHAEPDPVDLVRGTPDGYDITQYINDREFVTSSLFCSYIRAALGTALNGKPKEDYVQWVNHAFELELKFGPVASDLPDKVVEELFSPLGYSVSVERGELSYSFDLKNRSTVRHIILRGRNTVQHALRQLFLLIPVLDNYKHYFISEDEIDKIKRYGEGWLDAHPLKELIVKRTLRFAELIRQYERQEGALSASFGQERGIGHISEAVIQEVNVEHREDGEQEQRGSESVSDGSQSEPPVRLNELRYRAITDVVAALPVKRSIVDMGAGEGKLSARLAYIPGVESILAVEPSGQSRLRAMERFAKLEGRSGVVAMPEPIIGSLFYFDEQMQNQDVMILCEVIEHIEEYRLNGIMDTIMNEYQPDVLLVTTPNKEYNEVYAMEQESFRHHDHRFEWTRAELVSRCEEWTQQGNYAYEIKGIGEHAEGYGQPTQLVIFERRKESQS
- a CDS encoding WYL domain-containing protein; translation: MNLFEKMFNYQMMTRLNETGLFTWTSQERAWLRMMLNHPAAREALSPVTLDKMYNMLNGEQDLNLQDYLTEKAKSEENSVSHPLLRQLRLIILHHQGFRLIGRVRNGRTSQDEFGFPYKLEYSMVKKEWYVLWYAPRFDKLMSTKLHSIVTVEAQQVEPDTASGYTARIAAITEKRKTSITIEVLPEFNQELSRILYAFSCFEKQVEYLEAEQTYRIELTVPRNEMDYVLSKMRFLGKRVRITDHTVLRERMSETAAKALARYAEKDPDLHSERANEVQHRQREEGSLAKADGL
- a CDS encoding nucleotidyltransferase domain-containing protein, with translation MRDTIRQQLKQIEQEEQVRIIYACESGSRAWGFPSQDSDYDVRFLYVRPLEWYLSIEDKRDVIERPISDQLDINGWDLRKALKLFRKSNPPLLEWLQSPIQYDEQYNVAQHIRALSPLTFSPKSCMYHYLNMAKGNFRDYLQGERVKIKKYFYVLRPLLACGWIERYDAMPPMAFEELVQELVPANTSLYTEIHELLRRKKAGEELDLEPQLPAIQAFLAEKIDHFERMAGKMDNEQIIEFEELDRIFRFALQEVWGTN